The following are encoded in a window of Rhabdothermincola sediminis genomic DNA:
- a CDS encoding acyl-CoA dehydrogenase family protein yields the protein MDLAFTSQEAAFAAEVRAWLAANLELPAPFASPEKELDWGRAWQARMAADRWVGIWWPAEYGGRDATPVEVALFNMEYARAGAPQPVNRVGINLAGPTLLAHGTEAQKRRWLPAILDASEIWCQLFSEPDAGSDLAALSTRAEPVDGGWLLTGQKVWTSYAQFARWGICLARTDPGAPRHRGISYLVVDMTAEGIDIRPLRQITGETEFNEVFLDRVFVPQEQLVGTLNAGWAVANTTLAHERGTNFPFKEQVVHEVYLDRLYRQAAADGRLDSVEVADALAQVFVELRVLRLHNWRTLSRLGRGIEPGAESSWIKLAWSDMTQHLSQTALDVVGDASPLEGEWSRQWLWSKAASIAGGTSEIQRTIIAERLLGLPRS from the coding sequence ATGGATCTGGCGTTCACCTCCCAGGAAGCCGCGTTCGCGGCCGAGGTGCGAGCGTGGCTGGCGGCGAACCTGGAGCTGCCCGCGCCGTTCGCCTCGCCGGAGAAGGAGCTCGACTGGGGGCGCGCCTGGCAGGCCAGGATGGCCGCCGACCGGTGGGTGGGCATCTGGTGGCCGGCCGAGTACGGCGGCCGGGACGCCACGCCCGTCGAGGTGGCGCTGTTCAACATGGAGTACGCCCGGGCCGGCGCGCCGCAGCCGGTCAACCGGGTCGGGATCAACCTGGCCGGCCCCACCTTGCTGGCCCACGGCACGGAGGCCCAGAAGCGCCGCTGGCTGCCGGCGATCCTCGACGCCAGCGAGATCTGGTGCCAGCTGTTCTCCGAGCCGGACGCCGGATCGGACCTGGCCGCGCTGTCCACCCGCGCCGAGCCGGTCGACGGAGGGTGGCTGCTCACTGGCCAGAAGGTGTGGACCTCCTACGCGCAGTTCGCCCGCTGGGGCATCTGCCTGGCCCGCACCGACCCCGGCGCTCCCAGGCACCGGGGCATCTCGTACCTGGTGGTGGACATGACCGCCGAGGGGATCGACATCCGCCCTCTGCGGCAGATCACCGGCGAGACCGAGTTCAACGAGGTGTTCCTCGACCGGGTGTTCGTCCCCCAGGAGCAGCTCGTGGGCACGCTGAACGCCGGCTGGGCGGTCGCCAACACCACGCTGGCCCACGAGCGGGGCACCAACTTCCCGTTCAAGGAGCAGGTCGTGCACGAGGTGTACCTCGACCGGCTCTACCGGCAGGCCGCGGCCGACGGCCGGCTCGACTCGGTGGAGGTCGCCGACGCGCTCGCCCAGGTCTTCGTCGAGCTGCGGGTGCTTCGCCTGCACAACTGGCGGACGCTGTCCCGGCTGGGTCGGGGGATCGAGCCCGGAGCCGAGTCGAGCTGGATCAAGCTGGCCTGGAGCGACATGACCCAGCACCTCTCGCAGACCGCGCTCGACGTGGTGGGCGACGCGTCGCCCCTCGAGGGGGAGTGGTCTCGCCAGTGGCTGTGGAGCAAGGCCGCGTCGATCGCGGGGGGAACCTCCGAGATCCAGCGCACGATCATCGCCGAGCGCCTGCTCGGGTTGCCGCGCTCGTAG
- a CDS encoding CDGSH iron-sulfur domain-containing protein, translating into MASDVPREVTIKVRENGPYKVTGPIRLVDRDGTEIPLEGDDVALCRCGGSGTKPFCDRSHRTIGFTAD; encoded by the coding sequence ATGGCCAGCGATGTCCCCCGCGAAGTGACCATCAAAGTCCGCGAGAACGGCCCCTACAAGGTCACCGGGCCGATCCGTCTGGTCGATCGTGACGGCACCGAGATACCGCTCGAAGGTGACGACGTCGCCCTGTGCCGGTGCGGCGGGTCAGGCACCAAGCCCTTCTGCGACCGCTCCCACCGAACCATCGGGTTCACCGCAGACTGA
- a CDS encoding GMC oxidoreductase, translating to MTVDARVVIVGSGPGGATFAEAITRFGWDCIMLEKGRNHLLEREPPYAPKTVFSNDEIKFVHRHVLGPDPLLEPRTYRRDEDDGERLLVGDVNNLPSTVGGGGVHADSKLPRFREEDFRLRTTYGPVEGAAVEDWPISYDDLEPYYAEVERSIGVAGDHTANPFASWRSGPYPMPPGPDMYGATLSTAAAERLGLHPYPAPTGANSVPYDGRPACNNCGFCGLYGCPIHAKGDPIAMLRRALQTGRCQLRPECVVTDILVDRRRRRATGLRYLDAAGDSHTITAEFVVLAGGAFETPRLLLHNGLANSSGLVGRHLMYHVQTLSVGGFPFRLHGHRGRSVTHLHDDHLVPDREARRAAREAGLPWIRGGIVEHGAAAGPVLEAKTYQPGPGHNPSMYHSDLRDRLWVFTMQGEDLPQPTNRVDLDPAIRDVWGRPAGRATYRPHRHEVVASAHIAPILERVLLGAGAEWSFSTTSPPLGPITALDRQNPLGLAPASKHVMGTCRMGDDPTTSVVDAQSRFHDIENLLCADSAVFVTSTGYGPTLTLAALALRAACLLTGNPLPRTNRPAG from the coding sequence ATGACCGTCGATGCGCGGGTGGTGATCGTCGGTTCCGGGCCCGGTGGGGCCACCTTCGCCGAGGCCATCACCCGGTTCGGCTGGGACTGCATCATGCTCGAGAAGGGCCGCAACCACCTCCTCGAGCGGGAGCCGCCGTACGCGCCCAAGACCGTGTTCTCCAACGACGAGATCAAGTTCGTCCACCGCCACGTCCTGGGACCGGACCCACTCCTCGAGCCACGTACCTACCGGCGAGACGAGGACGACGGTGAGCGCCTGCTGGTCGGGGACGTCAACAACCTGCCGAGCACGGTCGGAGGAGGTGGGGTCCACGCCGACAGCAAGCTGCCGAGGTTCCGGGAGGAGGACTTTCGGCTGCGCACCACCTACGGCCCCGTGGAGGGGGCCGCGGTGGAGGACTGGCCCATCAGCTACGACGACCTCGAGCCCTACTACGCCGAGGTGGAGCGCTCGATCGGGGTCGCGGGCGACCACACCGCGAACCCCTTCGCCTCCTGGCGCTCTGGCCCGTACCCGATGCCCCCGGGCCCCGACATGTACGGCGCCACTCTCTCGACTGCCGCCGCCGAGCGCCTCGGCCTGCACCCCTACCCCGCCCCCACCGGCGCCAACAGCGTCCCGTACGACGGGCGGCCGGCCTGCAACAACTGCGGGTTCTGCGGGCTCTACGGCTGTCCCATCCACGCCAAGGGTGACCCGATCGCCATGCTTCGCCGGGCGTTGCAGACCGGACGGTGTCAGCTCCGCCCGGAGTGCGTGGTGACCGACATCCTCGTGGATCGCCGGCGGCGGCGAGCCACCGGTCTGCGGTACCTCGACGCGGCAGGCGACAGCCACACGATCACCGCCGAGTTCGTGGTGCTGGCCGGCGGCGCGTTCGAAACCCCGCGCCTGCTGCTCCACAACGGGCTCGCCAACTCCTCTGGGCTGGTCGGGCGTCACCTGATGTACCACGTGCAGACCCTCAGCGTGGGCGGCTTCCCGTTCCGTCTTCACGGGCATCGGGGGCGCTCGGTGACCCACCTGCACGACGACCATCTGGTGCCCGATCGCGAGGCCCGTCGGGCGGCGAGGGAAGCCGGCCTGCCGTGGATCCGGGGCGGAATCGTGGAGCACGGTGCCGCAGCCGGGCCCGTGCTCGAGGCCAAGACCTACCAGCCCGGCCCGGGCCACAACCCGTCGATGTACCACTCCGACCTGCGGGACCGTCTGTGGGTGTTCACGATGCAAGGTGAGGACCTCCCCCAACCGACCAACCGGGTGGACCTCGATCCCGCGATCCGCGACGTGTGGGGACGCCCGGCCGGCCGGGCCACCTACCGTCCCCACCGCCACGAGGTGGTGGCCTCGGCACACATCGCCCCGATCCTCGAGCGGGTGCTGCTCGGGGCGGGCGCCGAATGGTCGTTCAGCACCACGTCGCCGCCTCTCGGACCGATCACCGCACTCGACCGCCAGAACCCGCTCGGGCTGGCCCCGGCCTCCAAGCACGTGATGGGCACCTGCCGCATGGGGGACGACCCCACGACGAGCGTGGTGGACGCGCAGAGCCGGTTCCACGACATCGAGAACTTGCTGTGCGCCGACTCGGCGGTGTTCGTCACCTCGACAGGCTACGGCCCCACCCTCACCCTGGCTGCGCTGGCCTTGCGGGCCGCGTGCCTGCTGACCGGCAACCCGCTGCCGCGGACGAACCGCCCGGCGGGTTGA
- a CDS encoding TetR/AcrR family transcriptional regulator encodes MPTRKKATTRPSDTDPAGNGERPPAPGRAGAPARRRELRARGQRTMRKLLDAGIQVFAKRGYHAARVDDIVKAAHTSHGTFYLYFSNKEDLFQALVADVADELATLRRSLGPVTPDEKGLAELEAWLDRFASLYEHYGPIIRTWTEAEVGGSDVGRLGTDVVGELASALIDASGGPTDVDPAIAAMGLVAMVERLNYFVLSGQVAATRDQMVTTLAGVVHRALFAR; translated from the coding sequence GTGCCGACCCGCAAGAAGGCCACCACCCGTCCATCGGACACCGACCCGGCCGGCAACGGCGAGCGCCCGCCCGCACCCGGGCGCGCCGGCGCGCCCGCCCGCCGACGCGAGCTGCGCGCCCGTGGCCAGCGCACCATGCGAAAGCTCCTCGACGCCGGCATCCAGGTCTTCGCCAAGCGGGGCTACCACGCGGCACGCGTCGACGACATCGTGAAAGCCGCCCACACCAGCCACGGCACCTTCTATCTCTACTTCTCGAACAAGGAGGACCTGTTCCAGGCGTTGGTGGCCGACGTGGCGGACGAGCTCGCCACCCTGCGGAGATCGCTCGGCCCAGTGACGCCCGACGAGAAGGGGCTGGCGGAGCTGGAAGCCTGGCTCGATCGCTTCGCCTCGCTCTACGAGCACTACGGCCCCATCATCCGGACCTGGACCGAGGCGGAGGTCGGTGGCAGCGACGTCGGCCGCCTGGGAACCGACGTGGTGGGGGAGCTGGCCAGCGCGCTGATCGATGCCTCCGGCGGACCCACCGACGTCGATCCCGCCATCGCCGCCATGGGCCTGGTGGCCATGGTCGAGCGGTTGAACTACTTCGTGCTCTCGGGGCAGGTCGCGGCCACCCGCGACCAGATGGTGACTACCCTCGCCGGCGTCGTCCATCGAGCACTCTTCGCCCGCTGA
- a CDS encoding AMP-binding protein: protein MPASASRSVPEPGQAVPPAGNAAALLRRNQDDPAIASRPAVLFGEQVWTHRQYVEESLRWAALFRQRLPDGRPPHVGVLLDNTPDYLFAFGGAAFTGAAVVGLNHTRQGEHLRRDIVHTDIGLLITEPTHLHRLEPIVEELPFGPEQILVSSRWRRRDDPHPALGSDLERVLDGAVGDDDGFEPDPSTTWALIFTSGTSAAPKAVICSQRRLLVTGTRLGLLLGLGPDDVGYVSMPLFHSNAVMVGWMPSLVYGCAVGLARRFTASGWLADVRRYRATYFNYTGKPLAYLVATPEKPDDADNPLRIAFGNEGSPEVVEAFRRRFGVAEVIDAFGATEGGISLDRDGPVKPGAMGIAPPHIKIVDEDGNELAPARFDQHGRLVNASDCVGEIVNTAGAGPFEGYYNNDEATAATTRRGWYWSGDLGYMDEDRNVYFAGRNADWIRVDGENFPAGPIEAALGRHPDVVLASVYGVPDEQAGDQVMAAVVLREGRSFDGAAFARWLDSLDDIGPKWRPRYLRVAAELPTTGTNKVVKRTLVHEKFRLDRVGTDQLYRRERGEERYRPFTESDERDLHQRFVRAGRERFWDL from the coding sequence GTGCCGGCCTCCGCCTCCCGATCGGTCCCCGAGCCCGGCCAGGCCGTGCCACCCGCGGGCAACGCGGCCGCGTTGCTCCGCCGCAACCAGGATGATCCGGCGATCGCGTCCCGCCCCGCGGTCCTCTTCGGTGAGCAGGTCTGGACCCACCGGCAGTACGTGGAGGAGTCGCTGCGCTGGGCGGCCCTGTTCCGCCAGCGGTTGCCCGACGGGCGGCCACCCCACGTCGGGGTGCTGCTCGACAACACCCCTGACTACCTGTTCGCTTTCGGTGGCGCCGCCTTCACGGGCGCGGCGGTGGTCGGGCTCAACCACACCCGCCAGGGCGAGCACCTGCGGCGCGACATCGTCCACACCGACATCGGCCTGCTGATCACGGAGCCCACGCACCTGCACCGGCTGGAACCGATCGTGGAGGAGCTGCCGTTCGGGCCTGAGCAGATCCTCGTCTCGTCCCGCTGGCGCCGCCGGGACGACCCCCACCCGGCGCTGGGCAGCGACCTGGAGCGCGTGCTCGACGGTGCGGTGGGCGACGACGACGGGTTCGAACCGGATCCCTCCACGACCTGGGCGCTGATCTTCACCTCCGGCACCTCGGCCGCTCCCAAGGCGGTGATCTGCAGCCAGCGGCGGCTGCTGGTCACCGGGACCCGCCTCGGCCTGCTGCTCGGGCTGGGGCCGGATGACGTGGGCTACGTGAGCATGCCCCTGTTCCACTCCAACGCGGTCATGGTGGGCTGGATGCCTTCGCTCGTGTACGGGTGCGCGGTCGGGCTGGCCCGGAGGTTCACGGCCTCGGGGTGGCTCGCCGACGTGCGCCGCTACCGGGCCACCTACTTCAACTACACCGGCAAACCGCTCGCCTACCTCGTCGCCACTCCCGAGAAGCCCGACGATGCCGACAACCCCTTGCGCATCGCCTTCGGCAACGAAGGATCACCGGAGGTCGTCGAGGCGTTCCGCCGCCGGTTCGGGGTGGCCGAGGTCATCGACGCGTTCGGGGCCACCGAAGGGGGTATCTCCCTCGACCGGGACGGCCCCGTGAAGCCCGGCGCGATGGGGATCGCGCCACCGCACATCAAGATCGTCGACGAGGACGGCAACGAGCTGGCTCCTGCTCGCTTCGACCAGCACGGCCGGCTGGTCAACGCAAGCGACTGCGTGGGTGAGATCGTGAACACCGCGGGCGCAGGACCGTTCGAGGGCTACTACAACAACGACGAGGCCACCGCCGCCACCACCCGCCGGGGCTGGTACTGGAGCGGGGATCTCGGCTACATGGACGAGGACCGCAACGTCTACTTCGCCGGTCGCAACGCGGACTGGATCCGGGTCGACGGGGAGAACTTCCCGGCCGGGCCCATCGAGGCCGCGCTCGGCCGCCATCCCGATGTCGTGCTCGCCAGCGTCTACGGCGTGCCGGACGAGCAGGCGGGCGACCAGGTCATGGCTGCGGTGGTCCTGCGAGAAGGCCGGTCCTTCGACGGCGCGGCCTTCGCCCGGTGGCTGGACTCGCTCGACGACATCGGCCCCAAATGGCGCCCCCGCTACCTGCGCGTGGCGGCGGAGCTGCCCACCACCGGCACCAACAAGGTCGTCAAGCGCACCCTGGTGCACGAGAAGTTCCGACTCGATCGGGTCGGCACCGACCAGCTCTACCGGCGGGAGCGGGGCGAGGAGCGCTACCGGCCCTTCACCGAGAGCGACGAGCGCGACCTGCACCAGCGCTTCGTCCGTGCCGGCCGCGAGCGCTTCTGGGACCTGTAG
- a CDS encoding gluconate 2-dehydrogenase subunit 3 family protein codes for MPVFFTDAEYAAVAAACERLLPADPELGAPGATRAGVADYIDQLLGAFAFDPPRIWAGGPFSGRWGGEARFGAFLELSPLEELAWRTRIEGSRGLPEREINGPVVGLQERYRAGLRALGADFAACDGPEQDARLDAVPEFKALLYEHACEGLYGDPVYGGNRDQVGWRFIGFPGDAQPRGYTDAEVYRP; via the coding sequence ATGCCCGTGTTCTTCACCGACGCCGAGTACGCGGCCGTCGCAGCCGCCTGCGAGCGGCTGCTCCCGGCCGACCCCGAGCTGGGGGCGCCCGGGGCCACCCGGGCCGGTGTGGCCGACTACATCGACCAGTTGCTGGGTGCGTTCGCCTTCGACCCGCCCCGGATCTGGGCCGGCGGGCCGTTCTCCGGGCGCTGGGGTGGCGAGGCCCGGTTCGGGGCGTTCCTGGAGCTGTCCCCCCTGGAGGAGCTGGCCTGGCGCACCCGCATCGAAGGCTCCCGGGGCCTCCCCGAGCGGGAGATCAACGGCCCGGTCGTCGGCCTGCAGGAGCGCTACCGGGCCGGCCTGCGAGCACTCGGCGCCGACTTCGCCGCCTGTGATGGGCCCGAGCAGGATGCCCGGCTCGACGCGGTGCCCGAGTTCAAGGCGCTGCTGTACGAGCACGCGTGCGAGGGCCTGTACGGCGATCCGGTCTACGGCGGCAACCGCGACCAGGTGGGATGGCGGTTCATCGGCTTCCCCGGCGACGCCCAGCCCCGCGGCTACACCGACGCCGAGGTCTACCGACCGTGA
- a CDS encoding ABC transporter substrate-binding protein translates to MSKRIATLVALLALVAAACGNAETDSSRNGGGDAPTGTASPSDPTRKVPVDQPGVTDTEIRVGGVASVSNPLGGNYGDAFDGVRAYFEMVNSRGGIYGRQLKLVAERDDQVANNQQQVQALISQDKVFAILPVATLLFTGADVAATSGTPTFGWTINPEWAGPPNLFGDRGGELCFNCPAPMVPWLAKDTGATKIGVLAYNVPQSKECAEGIIASFRRWPTAEVAFQDLALSYGVTDFSVQVSKMKQAGVQFVTTCMDLNGVTNLAREIDKQQLDAVQYMPNAYNADLARQFADILDGSLVLTWFVPFEVQDQPEGMRNYFEWIDKTGGARSELSMSGWLAADLFYRGLVAAGPEFTQKKVVDAINSFEHWTADGAIPGVDWTIAHDQRSPVSCGAISKISNGGFVPQYGEPGRPFICFDVEADQLPDQPERKAGEKG, encoded by the coding sequence ATGTCCAAGCGGATCGCCACGCTGGTTGCGCTTCTCGCGCTCGTCGCGGCGGCGTGCGGCAACGCCGAGACCGATTCGTCCAGGAACGGAGGCGGCGACGCACCCACTGGCACCGCCAGCCCGTCCGACCCGACCAGGAAGGTACCGGTCGACCAGCCCGGGGTCACCGACACCGAGATCCGGGTCGGGGGCGTGGCGTCGGTCAGCAACCCGCTCGGTGGCAACTACGGGGACGCGTTCGACGGCGTCCGGGCCTACTTCGAGATGGTCAACTCCCGGGGCGGCATCTACGGGCGGCAGCTCAAGCTCGTCGCCGAGCGTGACGACCAGGTGGCCAACAACCAGCAGCAGGTGCAGGCTCTCATCTCGCAGGACAAGGTCTTCGCCATCCTCCCGGTGGCCACGCTGCTGTTCACCGGGGCCGACGTCGCCGCCACTTCGGGCACCCCGACCTTCGGGTGGACCATCAACCCCGAGTGGGCCGGCCCTCCCAACCTCTTCGGTGACCGCGGTGGGGAGCTGTGCTTCAACTGCCCGGCACCGATGGTGCCCTGGCTGGCCAAGGACACGGGGGCGACGAAGATCGGGGTGCTCGCCTACAACGTCCCTCAGTCCAAGGAGTGTGCGGAAGGCATCATCGCGTCGTTCCGGAGGTGGCCGACCGCCGAGGTGGCCTTCCAGGACCTGGCGCTGAGCTACGGGGTCACCGACTTCAGCGTGCAGGTGAGCAAGATGAAGCAGGCCGGGGTCCAGTTCGTCACCACCTGTATGGACCTCAACGGGGTGACGAACCTCGCCCGGGAGATCGACAAGCAACAGCTCGACGCCGTGCAGTACATGCCGAACGCGTACAACGCCGACCTGGCGAGGCAGTTCGCCGACATCCTCGACGGCTCGCTGGTGCTGACCTGGTTCGTCCCCTTCGAGGTCCAGGACCAGCCTGAGGGCATGCGGAACTACTTCGAGTGGATCGACAAGACCGGGGGGGCGCGAAGCGAGCTCTCGATGTCGGGCTGGCTCGCTGCCGACCTCTTCTACCGCGGCCTGGTGGCGGCCGGTCCCGAGTTCACCCAGAAGAAGGTCGTCGACGCCATCAACTCCTTCGAGCACTGGACCGCCGACGGGGCCATCCCAGGAGTGGACTGGACGATCGCGCACGACCAGCGCTCACCCGTGTCCTGTGGCGCGATCTCCAAGATCAGCAACGGCGGCTTCGTCCCCCAGTACGGCGAGCCAGGCCGGCCCTTCATCTGCTTCGACGTGGAGGCCGACCAACTGCCCGACCAGCCCGAGCGCAAGGCCGGCGAGAAGGGCTAG
- a CDS encoding hydantoinase/oxoprolinase family protein — protein sequence MGYRVGIDVGGTFTDLICVTPDGQVVLDKTPTTLDDQSIGVMDGLGQLAGRFGVGLEELCEQLDILVHGTTTADNSMIEMNGAPVGLLVTEGHRDEIEMRRVHKEQIWDPSYPPPPPIARRRARIPVPQRHAYDGEELLPLDEDAVRVGVRRLAKLGCSSIAVMYLFSFVNPEHELRTREIIREEFPGAEHISLSHEVMARGPEFERVSTTLVNAYVAPRIARYVTNLSEKLRRAGYRGQLLIMQSTGGVMPPEYVARRAVSLLGSGPTGGVMGATVAARAADAPDFVAVDMGGTSFDLCLVRDCRPQIKTDWNWRYRYYIGMPMVDVQSVGAGGGSIARVRQGALLVGPESAGSNPGPVCYGRGGERPTVTDADAVLGYLPVEGFAAGRMTLDVDAARSAIARDVGEPLRLDVTAAAWGIERIVNANMANATRKVLAGYGADPRQLAMIAYGGNGPVHAWAIAAELGIGRVIVPKTAPAFSALGVLVADYVVDVMRSYVVPLSQVDLERLRALMRDVDEEVTKELEPAGLAPAAIHADLYVQMAYAGQNFDMSVPVPEGTELGEAGLLDLAERFHDLHEADRGFAFRNQQPLVRGVRLTARGYTPKPDHLGEAGTVTDPSRAVLGSRAAFFGDGFVDTPVFDGGALGVGAEIAGPALVQEPFTVVVVPPGSTCRLAPHLGYELTVT from the coding sequence ATGGGCTACCGGGTCGGCATCGACGTCGGCGGCACGTTCACCGACCTGATCTGCGTCACCCCCGACGGGCAGGTCGTGCTCGACAAGACACCGACCACGCTCGACGACCAGTCGATCGGGGTGATGGACGGGCTCGGCCAGCTCGCGGGGCGGTTCGGGGTGGGACTGGAGGAGCTGTGCGAGCAGCTCGACATCCTCGTGCACGGCACAACCACCGCGGACAACAGCATGATCGAGATGAACGGCGCGCCGGTGGGCCTGCTGGTGACGGAGGGGCACCGTGACGAGATCGAGATGCGCCGGGTCCACAAGGAGCAGATCTGGGACCCCTCGTATCCCCCGCCCCCACCCATCGCCCGCCGCCGGGCCCGCATCCCCGTTCCCCAGCGCCACGCCTACGACGGCGAGGAGCTGCTCCCCCTCGACGAGGACGCGGTCCGGGTCGGCGTGCGGCGTCTGGCGAAGCTCGGGTGCAGCTCGATCGCGGTCATGTACCTGTTCTCGTTCGTGAACCCCGAACACGAGCTGCGCACTCGGGAGATCATCCGGGAGGAGTTCCCCGGTGCCGAGCACATCTCGCTCTCGCACGAGGTGATGGCCCGTGGCCCGGAGTTCGAGCGGGTGTCGACGACGTTGGTCAACGCGTACGTGGCGCCGCGCATCGCCCGCTACGTCACCAACCTCTCCGAGAAGCTGCGCCGGGCGGGCTATCGCGGCCAGCTCCTGATCATGCAATCCACCGGCGGGGTGATGCCCCCGGAGTACGTGGCCCGGCGAGCGGTGAGCCTGCTCGGCTCCGGCCCCACGGGCGGCGTGATGGGCGCCACCGTCGCCGCCCGCGCCGCCGACGCGCCGGACTTCGTGGCCGTGGACATGGGTGGCACCAGCTTCGACCTGTGCCTGGTGCGCGACTGCAGGCCACAGATCAAGACCGACTGGAACTGGCGGTACCGCTACTACATCGGCATGCCGATGGTCGACGTCCAGTCGGTCGGTGCCGGCGGAGGCTCCATCGCCCGAGTCAGGCAGGGGGCGCTCCTGGTGGGGCCGGAGTCGGCGGGATCGAACCCCGGCCCGGTGTGCTACGGCCGCGGCGGCGAACGGCCGACCGTTACCGACGCGGACGCGGTGCTCGGCTACCTCCCCGTCGAGGGATTCGCTGCCGGGCGCATGACGCTCGACGTGGACGCGGCCCGCTCGGCCATCGCCCGGGACGTCGGTGAGCCGCTGCGGCTCGACGTCACCGCCGCGGCATGGGGCATCGAGCGGATCGTCAACGCCAACATGGCCAACGCCACTCGCAAGGTGCTCGCCGGCTACGGGGCCGATCCGCGCCAGCTGGCGATGATCGCCTACGGTGGGAACGGTCCGGTGCACGCCTGGGCCATCGCCGCCGAGCTCGGCATCGGCCGAGTGATCGTGCCCAAGACCGCGCCCGCCTTCTCGGCCCTGGGGGTCCTGGTCGCCGACTACGTGGTCGACGTGATGCGCTCCTACGTCGTGCCCCTGTCGCAGGTCGACCTCGAACGCTTGCGGGCGCTCATGCGTGACGTCGACGAGGAGGTCACCAAGGAGCTCGAACCTGCCGGCCTGGCGCCCGCGGCGATCCACGCCGACCTCTACGTGCAGATGGCCTATGCGGGCCAGAACTTCGACATGAGCGTGCCGGTGCCCGAGGGCACCGAGCTCGGCGAGGCGGGCCTGCTCGATCTCGCGGAGCGCTTCCACGACCTGCACGAGGCCGACCGGGGCTTCGCCTTCCGGAACCAGCAGCCGCTGGTGCGCGGCGTGCGGTTGACCGCCCGGGGCTACACCCCCAAGCCCGACCACCTGGGTGAGGCGGGCACCGTGACCGACCCCTCCCGGGCGGTGCTGGGTAGCCGCGCCGCCTTCTTCGGCGACGGCTTCGTCGACACGCCGGTCTTCGACGGCGGCGCGCTCGGGGTGGGTGCGGAGATCGCCGGGCCGGCCCTGGTGCAGGAGCCCTTCACGGTGGTGGTGGTCCCACCCGGCTCCACCTGCCGGCTCGCGCCGCATCTCGGCTACGAGCTGACCGTCACCTGA